Proteins from one Oncorhynchus gorbuscha isolate QuinsamMale2020 ecotype Even-year linkage group LG18, OgorEven_v1.0, whole genome shotgun sequence genomic window:
- the gprc5bb gene encoding G protein-coupled receptor, class C, group 5, member Bb isoform X1, translating into MALSPVLLFLLSLIGCGHSQDDMIDPGLAPPPPLGCGVNVDPFYRTLCDLESVWGVVLEAVACGGAITSLVLSVVLLAKRHSILDPDRRSGLGPLLLLLASLLVLFSLSLVFLVGRNEALCVVRRVLWGPLFALCFSCLLAQAVRLKRLVSGKSSPKGSSLAGLGMALALVQGIISGEWLLLTVVREGHGACDYPPVDFALVCSYALGLLLTALCLSLAVVLCGGEGGGDEAEEGSDGGCERRWKCNAVWLFLSCLASLLLWISWLVLYLYGDAALRGARLGGGEGRQPDWDEPVLAVALVAQGWILLLFHAIPEAHLCLRDPPVPNQQDYFHTSQPLQPCFQQEVPLPTHTLTHRPCADNRTYSIEEHSAVSALRGGSYHNGHGGMRPGIPFRGHMYQPTEMALVMNGGTMPTAPVNYTGRQLW; encoded by the exons ATGGCCCTCAGTCccgtccttctctttctcctctctctgattGGCTGCGGACACTCCCAGGATGACATGATCGACCCCGGCCtggcccctccccctcctctgggTTGCGGTGTGAACGTGGACCCCTTCTACAGGACGTTGTGTGACCTGGAGTCTGTGTGGGGGGTGGTGTTGGAGGCCGTGGCCTGTGGTGGAGCCATCacctccctggtcctctctgtgGTTCTCCTAGCCAAGCGCCACTCCATCCTTGACCCAGATCGGCGCTCCGGCCTgggtcctcttctcctcctgctgGCCTCCCTCTtggttctcttctctctgtccctggtcttCCTGGTGGGCCGTAACGAGGCCCTGTGTGTGGTCCGCCGGGTCCTCTGGGGCCCCCTGTTCGCCCTGTGCTTCTCCTGCCTCCTGGCCCAGGCGGTACGGTTGAAGAGGCTGGTGTCTGGAAAGTCTAGCCCCAAAGGGAGCTCCCTGGCTGGGCTTGGCATGGCCCTGGCCCTGGTCCAGGGGATCATCTCTGGAGAATGGCTGCTGCTGACAGTGGTGAGGGAGGGCCACGGGGCCTGCGACTACCCACCGGTTGACTTTGCCCTGGTTTGCAGCTACGCCCTGGGGCTGCTCCTGACGGCGCTGTGCCTCTCCCTGGCTGTGGTGCTGtgtggaggggaagggggaggggacgAGGCAGAGGAGGGGAGTGACGGAGGGTGCGAGCGGCGTTGGAAGTGCAACGCCGTATGGCTCTTCCTGTCCTGCCTGGCGTCCCTGTTGCTATGGATCTCCTGGCTTGTGCTCTATCTCTATGGCGACGCAGCGTTGAGGGGGGCGCGGTTGGGTGGCGGGGAAGGACGGCAACCGGACTGGGATGAGCCGGTGTTGGCGGTTGCCTTGGTAGCGCAAGGTTGGATCCTCCTGTTATTTCACGCCATCCCAGAAGCCCACCTGTGTCTGAGGGACCCGCCGGTCCCCAACCAGCAGGACTACTTTCACACCAGCCAGCCCCTGCAGCCCTGCTTCCAACAGGAGGTGCCATtacccacacacaccctcacacacaggcCCTGCGCAGATAACCGGACCTACTCTATCGAGGAACACAGCGCag TCTCAGCACTGAGAGGTGGGTCGTACCATAACGGACATGGGGGGATGCGTCCTGGAATCCCCTTCAGAGGCCACATGTACCAGCCCACTGAGATGGCCCTGGTGATGAACGGAGGAACG ATGCCTACCGCTCCGGTGAACTACACAGGGAGACAGCTGTGGTGA
- the gprc5bb gene encoding G protein-coupled receptor, class C, group 5, member Bb isoform X2 yields MALSPVLLFLLSLIGCGHSQDDMIDPGLAPPPPLGCGVNVDPFYRTLCDLESVWGVVLEAVACGGAITSLVLSVVLLAKRHSILDPDRRSGLGPLLLLLASLLVLFSLSLVFLVGRNEALCVVRRVLWGPLFALCFSCLLAQAVRLKRLVSGKSSPKGSSLAGLGMALALVQGIISGEWLLLTVVREGHGACDYPPVDFALVCSYALGLLLTALCLSLAVVLCGGEGGGDEAEEGSDGGCERRWKCNAVWLFLSCLASLLLWISWLVLYLYGDAALRGARLGGGEGRQPDWDEPVLAVALVAQGWILLLFHAIPEAHLCLRDPPVPNQQDYFHTSQPLQPCFQQEVPLPTHTLTHRPCADNRTYSIEEHSAALRGGSYHNGHGGMRPGIPFRGHMYQPTEMALVMNGGTMPTAPVNYTGRQLW; encoded by the exons ATGGCCCTCAGTCccgtccttctctttctcctctctctgattGGCTGCGGACACTCCCAGGATGACATGATCGACCCCGGCCtggcccctccccctcctctgggTTGCGGTGTGAACGTGGACCCCTTCTACAGGACGTTGTGTGACCTGGAGTCTGTGTGGGGGGTGGTGTTGGAGGCCGTGGCCTGTGGTGGAGCCATCacctccctggtcctctctgtgGTTCTCCTAGCCAAGCGCCACTCCATCCTTGACCCAGATCGGCGCTCCGGCCTgggtcctcttctcctcctgctgGCCTCCCTCTtggttctcttctctctgtccctggtcttCCTGGTGGGCCGTAACGAGGCCCTGTGTGTGGTCCGCCGGGTCCTCTGGGGCCCCCTGTTCGCCCTGTGCTTCTCCTGCCTCCTGGCCCAGGCGGTACGGTTGAAGAGGCTGGTGTCTGGAAAGTCTAGCCCCAAAGGGAGCTCCCTGGCTGGGCTTGGCATGGCCCTGGCCCTGGTCCAGGGGATCATCTCTGGAGAATGGCTGCTGCTGACAGTGGTGAGGGAGGGCCACGGGGCCTGCGACTACCCACCGGTTGACTTTGCCCTGGTTTGCAGCTACGCCCTGGGGCTGCTCCTGACGGCGCTGTGCCTCTCCCTGGCTGTGGTGCTGtgtggaggggaagggggaggggacgAGGCAGAGGAGGGGAGTGACGGAGGGTGCGAGCGGCGTTGGAAGTGCAACGCCGTATGGCTCTTCCTGTCCTGCCTGGCGTCCCTGTTGCTATGGATCTCCTGGCTTGTGCTCTATCTCTATGGCGACGCAGCGTTGAGGGGGGCGCGGTTGGGTGGCGGGGAAGGACGGCAACCGGACTGGGATGAGCCGGTGTTGGCGGTTGCCTTGGTAGCGCAAGGTTGGATCCTCCTGTTATTTCACGCCATCCCAGAAGCCCACCTGTGTCTGAGGGACCCGCCGGTCCCCAACCAGCAGGACTACTTTCACACCAGCCAGCCCCTGCAGCCCTGCTTCCAACAGGAGGTGCCATtacccacacacaccctcacacacaggcCCTGCGCAGATAACCGGACCTACTCTATCGAGGAACACAGCGCag CACTGAGAGGTGGGTCGTACCATAACGGACATGGGGGGATGCGTCCTGGAATCCCCTTCAGAGGCCACATGTACCAGCCCACTGAGATGGCCCTGGTGATGAACGGAGGAACG ATGCCTACCGCTCCGGTGAACTACACAGGGAGACAGCTGTGGTGA